The following coding sequences lie in one Rutidosis leptorrhynchoides isolate AG116_Rl617_1_P2 chromosome 6, CSIRO_AGI_Rlap_v1, whole genome shotgun sequence genomic window:
- the LOC139852364 gene encoding uncharacterized protein isoform X4, producing MKLQGKVGEIHVKEKKRCLIWQFATTEKGSLLTLQRTVGRCGSFGPVKNINTSFSSVRRFDYVWRFAAKWSPYLKDVRCELEHVLVANYVRHNEVFIESRTFDMFVVILF from the exons gTGGGTGAAATACATGTTAAAGAGAAGAAAAG GTGCTTGATATGGCAGTTTGCTACTACTGAAAAAGGATCTCTATTGACACTTCAAAGAA CTGTAGGAAGGTGTGGTTCATTCGGGCCAGTCAAAAACATCAACACAAGTTTTTCAAGTGTGAGACGGTTTGATTATGTATG GAGATTTGCAGCTAAATGGTCCCCATATTTGAAGGATGTTCGTTGTGAACTTGAACATGTATTAGTAGCTAATTATGTGAGGCATAATGAAGTTTTCATTGAATCTCGAACGTTTGATATGTTTGTAGTTATCCTTTTTTGA
- the LOC139852364 gene encoding uncharacterized protein isoform X3, whose amino-acid sequence MLKRRKALRLKMLRSQLTYIRCLIWQFATTEKGSLLTLQRRRCGSFGPVKNINTSFSSVRRFDYVWRFAAKWSPYLKDVRCELEHVLVANYVRHNEVFIESRTFDMFVVILF is encoded by the exons ATGTTAAAGAGAAGAAAAG CATTGAGGCTGAAAATGTTGAGAAGCCAGTTGACCTATATAAG GTGCTTGATATGGCAGTTTGCTACTACTGAAAAAGGATCTCTATTGACACTTCAAAGAA GAAGGTGTGGTTCATTCGGGCCAGTCAAAAACATCAACACAAGTTTTTCAAGTGTGAGACGGTTTGATTATGTATG GAGATTTGCAGCTAAATGGTCCCCATATTTGAAGGATGTTCGTTGTGAACTTGAACATGTATTAGTAGCTAATTATGTGAGGCATAATGAAGTTTTCATTGAATCTCGAACGTTTGATATGTTTGTAGTTATCCTTTTTTGA
- the LOC139852364 gene encoding uncharacterized protein isoform X6 — MKLQGKVGEIHVKEKKRCLIWQFATTEKGSLLTLQRRRCGSFGPVKNINTSFSSVRRFDYVWRFAAKWSPYLKDVRCELEHVLVANYVRHNEVFIESRTFDMFVVILF; from the exons gTGGGTGAAATACATGTTAAAGAGAAGAAAAG GTGCTTGATATGGCAGTTTGCTACTACTGAAAAAGGATCTCTATTGACACTTCAAAGAA GAAGGTGTGGTTCATTCGGGCCAGTCAAAAACATCAACACAAGTTTTTCAAGTGTGAGACGGTTTGATTATGTATG GAGATTTGCAGCTAAATGGTCCCCATATTTGAAGGATGTTCGTTGTGAACTTGAACATGTATTAGTAGCTAATTATGTGAGGCATAATGAAGTTTTCATTGAATCTCGAACGTTTGATATGTTTGTAGTTATCCTTTTTTGA
- the LOC139852364 gene encoding uncharacterized protein isoform X2, whose product MLKRRKALRLKMLRSQLTYIRCLIWQFATTEKGSLLTLQRTVGRCGSFGPVKNINTSFSSVRRFDYVWRFAAKWSPYLKDVRCELEHVLVANYVRHNEVFIESRTFDMFVVILF is encoded by the exons CATTGAGGCTGAAAATGTTGAGAAGCCAGTTGACCTATATAAG GTGCTTGATATGGCAGTTTGCTACTACTGAAAAAGGATCTCTATTGACACTTCAAAGAA CTGTAGGAAGGTGTGGTTCATTCGGGCCAGTCAAAAACATCAACACAAGTTTTTCAAGTGTGAGACGGTTTGATTATGTATG GAGATTTGCAGCTAAATGGTCCCCATATTTGAAGGATGTTCGTTGTGAACTTGAACATGTATTAGTAGCTAATTATGTGAGGCATAATGAAGTTTTCATTGAATCTCGAACGTTTGATATGTTTGTAGTTATCCTTTTTTGA
- the LOC139852364 gene encoding uncharacterized protein isoform X1, with product MLKRRKALRLKMLRSQLTYIRCLIWQFATTEKGSLLTLQRTVGRCGSFGPVKNINTSFSSVRRFDYVWRFAAKWSPYLKDVRCELEHVLVANYVRHNEVFIESRTFDMFVVILF from the exons ATGTTAAAGAGAAGAAAAG CATTGAGGCTGAAAATGTTGAGAAGCCAGTTGACCTATATAAG GTGCTTGATATGGCAGTTTGCTACTACTGAAAAAGGATCTCTATTGACACTTCAAAGAA CTGTAGGAAGGTGTGGTTCATTCGGGCCAGTCAAAAACATCAACACAAGTTTTTCAAGTGTGAGACGGTTTGATTATGTATG GAGATTTGCAGCTAAATGGTCCCCATATTTGAAGGATGTTCGTTGTGAACTTGAACATGTATTAGTAGCTAATTATGTGAGGCATAATGAAGTTTTCATTGAATCTCGAACGTTTGATATGTTTGTAGTTATCCTTTTTTGA